In Alosa sapidissima isolate fAloSap1 chromosome 4, fAloSap1.pri, whole genome shotgun sequence, the following are encoded in one genomic region:
- the LOC121707648 gene encoding transcription factor HES-5-like has translation MAPTITSSADNPKRHVNLPHKIRKPVVEKMRRDRINKSIEELKDLLGPQLLNQQPDSKLEKADILEMTVYLLRRQLQLKTLQHCDAVKKGFSRCAQEVVYFLSKDSGKTQSYGKLLTQFQTLQPSCDDYQKESDQCQLNSSVQHVQGKDKILTKSDPWRPW, from the exons ATGGCACCTACAATCACTTCCTCAGCAGACAACCCAAAGAGGCATGTGAATCTGCCACATAAG ATAAGAAAACCAGTTGTTGAGAAGATGCGCAGGGATCGTATCAACAAAAGTATCGAGGAACTCAAGGATCTCCTCGGTCCACAGCTCCTTAACCAGCAACCCGACTCCAAGCTGGAGAAAGCCGACATTCTGGAGATGACCGTTTACCTCCTGAGACGACAGCTCCAGCTTAAGACTCTGCAACATTGTGATGCTGTTAAAAAGGGCTTTTCCAGGTGTGCTCAAGAGgttgtttacttcctgtccaAGGACTCTGGGAAAACACAGTCCTATGGAAAGTTGCTGACCCAGTTCCAGACCCTACAACCATCTTGTGATGACTACCAGAAGGAGAGTGACCAGTGTCAGTTAAACTCTTCTGTCCAGCATGTCCAGGGTAAAGACAAGATTCTAACCAAGAGCGACCCCTGGAGGCCCTGGTAG
- the LOC121707642 gene encoding transcription factor HES-5-like produces the protein MAPTITSTDYPKEHLNPHKIRKPLVEKKRRDRINNCIEQLKDLLGPKLLNQQADSKLEKADILEMTVCLLRRHLHAVKTKPSGDAASQGFSRCAQDVVHFLSEDSWKTQSHRKLLTQFQTLQPPRNDYRRESDQCLLGSPVQQCRAKTRVQPRVPPGGPGRITETSQHDLVRDEKQKKLHVDEAYRG, from the exons ATGGCACCTACAATCACTTCAACAGATTACCCAAAGGAACACCTGAATCCCCACAAG ATAAGAAAGCCACTTGTGGAGAAGAAGCGGAGAGATCGCATCAACAACTGCATCGAGCAGCTCAAGGATCTTCTGGGTCCAAAGCTCCTCAACCAGCAGGCCGACTCCAAGCTGGAGAAAGCTGACATCCTGGAGATGACCGTTTGCCTCCTGAGACGGCATCTTCATGCAGTGAAAACTAAACCCTCTGGCGATGCTGCCAGTCAGGGCTTCTCCAGGTGTGCTCAAGACGTTGTTCACTTCCTGTCCGAGGACTCTTGGAAAACACAGTCCCATAGGAAGTTGCTGACCCAGTTCCAGACCCTACAACCACCACGCAATGACTACAGGAGGGAAAGTGACCAGTGCCTGTTGGGCTCTCCTGTCCAGCAGTGCAGGGCAAAGACAAGAGTCCAGCCAAGAGTGCCCCCTGGAGGCCCTGGTAGAATTACAGAGACTTCTCAACATGACTTGGTCAGAGATGAGAAACAGAAGAAACTTCACGTTGATGAAGCCTACAGGGGTTGA
- the LOC121707516 gene encoding transcription factor HES-5-like: MAPTITSTADYPKEHLSLNLKIRKPIVEKMRRDRINKSIEDLKDLLGPQLLNQQPESKLEKADILEMTVCLLRRQLQHKTLPSSDDVLQGFSTCAKEDVHFLSKSHGTVLSHFRTKKPSSDEDMPDQALPQISVLNQHTLSNEKSPAKSAPWRPW, from the exons ATGGCACCTACAATCACTTCAACAGCAGATTACCCAAAGGAACACCTGAGTCTGAATCTTAAG ATAAGAAAACCCATTGTGGAGAAGATGCGCAGGGATCGCATTAACAAAAGTATTGAGGACCTCAAGGATCTCTTGGGTCCACAGCTCCTCAACCAGCAGCCCGAGTCCAAGCTGGAGAAAGCTGACATCCTGGAGATGACCGTTTGCCTTCTTAGACGACAGCTCCAGCATAAGACTCTGCCTTCATCTGATGATGTTCTTCAGGGATTCTCCACGTGCGCCAAAGAAGatgttcacttcctgtcaaaAAGTCATGGAACTGTGCTGAGCCACTTCCGGACCAAGAAGCCGTCCTCTGATGAGGACATGCCAGATCAAGCCCTGCCTCAGATTAGTGTGCTGAATCAGCACACACTGAGCAATGAGAAGAGTCCAGCCAAGAGCGCCCCCTGGAGGCCTTGGTAG